One genomic segment of Rhodospirillaceae bacterium includes these proteins:
- a CDS encoding MFS transporter — MNEPIPPRPPTPPDEARPEARSGTVGLLIVLAAAFTVSQFYRTAPAVIGPELRSGLALSPAQLGLAAGAFFIAFSLMHVPIGVLLDRYGPRRVMAAMLAIASAGAALFSQAGGAAGLVAAQLLIGAGCSAMFVGGLVVVARRFPPARFGGLAALLTSVSGLGMVLSGTPFAVLADAVGWRAGFLIAAAVSLALAIVIFRAVPRRGERRPEQPAESFLRSVLDLGSIFRHGPVWGVIALAMVSYPSVIAVRGFWGGPYLADVHGADTIERGDILLVMSVATIVGAGLYALFERRTTLRMPFVYLAAGASALGFWLLALAPVSFPVQAALLFVLIGTFSFGSVLLLALARDMFPDRLTGRAITSVNFTSFLGAGLMQVIPGIVLGLWLPVDGHPPAEAYRVVFAGIGAVLLAATAVFTLVLRRQIAEGWRRWAARRAGRPVAPEAAPGVAPKGEARQTGRHTD, encoded by the coding sequence GCACGCCCCGAAGCCCGCAGCGGAACCGTCGGGCTGCTGATCGTGCTCGCCGCCGCCTTCACGGTCAGCCAATTCTACCGCACCGCGCCGGCGGTGATCGGGCCTGAGCTGCGCAGCGGACTGGCGCTCAGCCCGGCCCAGCTCGGCCTCGCCGCCGGCGCCTTCTTCATCGCCTTCTCGCTGATGCATGTGCCGATCGGCGTGCTGCTCGACCGGTACGGCCCGCGCCGGGTCATGGCGGCCATGCTGGCCATTGCGAGCGCGGGCGCCGCGCTGTTTTCCCAGGCCGGCGGCGCGGCCGGCCTGGTCGCCGCGCAGCTGCTGATCGGCGCCGGCTGCTCGGCCATGTTCGTCGGCGGGCTGGTCGTGGTCGCCCGGCGCTTCCCGCCGGCCCGCTTCGGCGGCCTCGCCGCCCTGCTGACCTCCGTGAGCGGCCTCGGCATGGTCCTTTCCGGCACGCCCTTCGCTGTGCTCGCCGACGCGGTCGGCTGGCGCGCCGGCTTCCTGATCGCGGCGGCGGTCTCGCTGGCGCTGGCGATCGTCATCTTCCGGGCGGTGCCGCGGCGCGGCGAACGCCGGCCGGAGCAGCCGGCCGAATCCTTCCTGCGCTCGGTGCTCGATCTCGGCAGCATCTTCCGCCACGGACCGGTCTGGGGCGTGATCGCGCTGGCCATGGTGTCCTATCCGTCGGTCATCGCCGTGCGCGGCTTCTGGGGCGGTCCCTATCTGGCCGACGTGCACGGCGCCGATACCATCGAGCGCGGCGACATCCTGCTCGTCATGAGCGTTGCCACGATCGTGGGCGCGGGCCTCTACGCCCTGTTCGAGCGCCGGACGACCCTGCGCATGCCGTTCGTCTACCTGGCGGCCGGCGCGAGCGCCCTCGGTTTCTGGCTGCTGGCGCTGGCGCCGGTCTCCTTCCCGGTCCAGGCCGCCCTGCTGTTCGTCCTGATCGGCACGTTCAGCTTCGGCTCGGTGCTGTTGCTGGCGCTGGCGCGCGACATGTTCCCCGACCGGCTGACCGGCCGGGCGATCACTTCGGTCAACTTCACCTCCTTCCTGGGCGCCGGGCTGATGCAGGTGATCCCCGGCATCGTGCTCGGCCTGTGGCTGCCGGTCGACGGCCATCCGCCGGCCGAGGCCTACCGCGTCGTGTTCGCCGGCATCGGCGCCGTCCTTCTGGCCGCCACCGCGGTCTTCACCCTGGTGCTGCGCCGGCAGATCGCGGAGGGCTGGCGCCGCTGGGCTGCGCGAAGGGCCGGGCGACCGGTCGCGCCGGAGGCCGCGCCGGGGGTTGCACCAAAGGGCGAAGCACGCCAAACCGGGCGCCACACCGACTGA
- a CDS encoding EVE domain-containing protein, with protein MAYWLVKSEPGEWSWDDHVRDGVAEWDGVRNHQASNNMRAMKLGDRAFFYHSVNEKRIVGVLEVVREFYPDHTDPSGRFDMVDFKALFPVERPVTLAEIKADPAFADFALVRNSRLSVMPVSDEHWQLLCKMAETEA; from the coding sequence ATGGCCTACTGGCTGGTGAAATCCGAACCGGGCGAATGGTCGTGGGACGACCATGTGCGCGACGGTGTCGCCGAGTGGGATGGCGTGCGCAACCACCAGGCGTCGAATAACATGCGCGCCATGAAGCTCGGCGACCGCGCCTTCTTCTACCATTCGGTGAACGAGAAGCGCATCGTCGGCGTGCTCGAGGTGGTGCGCGAATTCTATCCCGACCACACCGACCCGTCCGGCCGTTTCGACATGGTGGATTTCAAGGCGCTGTTCCCGGTCGAGCGCCCGGTGACGCTCGCCGAGATCAAGGCCGACCCGGCCTTCGCCGACTTCGCCCTGGTGCGCAACTCGCGCCTCTCGGTCATGCCGGTCAGCGACGAGCACTGGCAACTGCTCTGCAAGATGGCGGAGACGGAGGCGTGA